Proteins found in one Paraburkholderia caballeronis genomic segment:
- a CDS encoding electron transfer flavoprotein-ubiquinone oxidoreductase has product MTPASLLEQYGPRESMEYDVVIVGGGPAGLSAAIRLKQLAQDKGVEIGVCVLEKGSEIGAHILSGAVMDPRAINELIPDWKEKGAPLTVPVTEDRFLFLSETSAKPVPNWALPDNFKNHGNYVVSLANVTRWLGQQAEALGVEIFPGFPAAEVLYNDDGSVKGVATGNMGIGKDGQPTENFQLGMELHAKYTLFCEGARGHLGRQLQEKLKLNRDADPQVYGIGIKELWEIDPAKHQPGLVIHTAGWPLDSQTYGGSFLYHIDNNQVMVGFVVGLGYTNPYLSPFEEFQRYKTHPEIRKFLEGGKRVSYGARAITAGGLMSLPKLVFPGGALVGDDAGFLNASRIKGSHAAIKTGMLAAEAAFDAVQAGRQNDELAAYPEAFRQSWLHGELYRARNFKQWMSKGLYLGTLMVGIEQKLLGGNVPWTLHHQHRDHEMLKPASQSKPIEYPKPDGKLTFDRLSSVFISNTNHEENQPAHLTLKDASVPVDVNLRTYAGPEGRYCPAAVYEFVKNDDGSERLVINAQNCVHCKTCDIKDPTQNIVWVTPEGGGGPNYPNM; this is encoded by the coding sequence ATGACCCCCGCAAGTCTTTTGGAGCAATACGGCCCGCGCGAATCGATGGAATACGACGTGGTGATCGTCGGCGGCGGCCCGGCCGGGCTGTCGGCGGCGATCCGCCTGAAGCAGTTGGCGCAGGACAAGGGCGTCGAAATCGGCGTGTGCGTGCTGGAAAAAGGCTCGGAAATCGGGGCGCATATCCTCTCCGGCGCGGTGATGGACCCCCGCGCCATCAACGAACTCATCCCCGACTGGAAGGAAAAAGGCGCGCCGCTCACCGTGCCCGTCACCGAGGACCGCTTCCTGTTCCTGTCGGAGACCAGCGCGAAGCCCGTGCCGAACTGGGCGCTGCCGGACAACTTCAAGAACCACGGCAACTACGTCGTCAGCCTCGCGAACGTCACGCGCTGGCTGGGCCAGCAGGCCGAGGCGCTCGGCGTCGAGATCTTCCCCGGTTTTCCCGCCGCCGAAGTGCTGTACAACGATGACGGCTCCGTGAAGGGCGTCGCGACCGGCAACATGGGCATCGGCAAGGACGGTCAACCGACCGAAAACTTCCAGCTCGGCATGGAACTGCACGCGAAGTACACGCTGTTCTGCGAAGGCGCGCGCGGCCACCTCGGCCGCCAGCTGCAGGAGAAGCTGAAGCTCAACCGCGACGCGGACCCGCAGGTGTACGGCATCGGCATCAAGGAACTGTGGGAGATCGATCCGGCGAAACACCAGCCCGGCCTCGTGATCCACACCGCCGGCTGGCCGCTCGACTCGCAGACCTACGGCGGCTCGTTCCTCTATCACATCGACAACAACCAGGTGATGGTCGGCTTCGTCGTCGGCCTCGGTTATACGAATCCGTACCTGTCGCCGTTCGAGGAATTCCAGCGCTACAAGACGCATCCGGAAATCCGCAAGTTCCTCGAAGGCGGCAAGCGCGTGTCGTACGGCGCGCGCGCGATCACCGCCGGCGGGCTGATGTCGCTGCCGAAACTGGTGTTCCCGGGCGGCGCGCTGGTCGGCGACGACGCGGGGTTCCTGAACGCGTCGCGGATCAAGGGTTCGCACGCGGCGATCAAGACCGGCATGCTCGCGGCCGAAGCGGCGTTCGACGCGGTGCAGGCCGGCCGCCAGAACGACGAACTGGCCGCGTATCCGGAGGCGTTCAGACAGTCGTGGCTGCACGGCGAACTGTACCGCGCGCGCAATTTCAAGCAGTGGATGAGCAAGGGCCTGTATCTGGGCACGCTGATGGTCGGCATCGAGCAGAAGCTGCTGGGCGGCAACGTGCCGTGGACGCTGCATCACCAGCACCGCGACCACGAGATGCTGAAACCCGCGTCGCAGAGCAAGCCGATCGAGTATCCGAAGCCGGACGGCAAGCTGACGTTCGACCGGCTGTCGTCGGTGTTCATCTCGAACACGAACCACGAGGAGAACCAGCCCGCGCACCTGACGCTGAAGGACGCGAGCGTGCCGGTGGACGTGAACCTGCGCACCTATGCGGGTCCGGAGGGACGTTACTGCCCGGCCGCCGTATACGAGTTCGTGAAGAACGACGACGGCAGCGAGCGCCTCGTCATCAACGCGCAGAACTGCGTGCACTGCAAGACCTGCGATATCAAGGACCCGACGCAGAACATCGTGTGGGTCACGCCCGAGGGCGGCGGCGGGCCGAATTATCCGAACATGTGA
- a CDS encoding PAS and helix-turn-helix domain-containing protein: protein MAAHAPLDYQTAFHLAPVGLVLSRDRIIEDCNDQLAAIFRCARDAVIGRSFQVLYPSADEFERIGERIPPIMTAHGSYADDRIMKRADGELFWCHVTGRSLDRADPHAAGVWTFEDLSATRRVAVELTPREREIAALLVTGKTSKQIGRILDISSRTVDVYRARLMRKYDTGNATELMQRLLGQ, encoded by the coding sequence ATGGCCGCACACGCTCCGCTCGACTATCAGACCGCCTTTCATCTCGCCCCCGTCGGGCTCGTGCTGTCGCGCGACCGCATCATCGAGGACTGCAACGACCAGCTCGCCGCGATCTTCCGCTGCGCGCGCGACGCGGTGATCGGCCGGTCGTTCCAGGTGCTGTATCCGTCGGCGGACGAATTCGAGCGGATCGGCGAGCGGATTCCGCCGATCATGACCGCGCACGGCAGCTATGCGGACGACCGTATCATGAAGCGCGCGGACGGAGAACTGTTCTGGTGCCACGTGACCGGCCGCTCGCTCGACCGCGCCGATCCGCACGCAGCGGGCGTCTGGACCTTCGAGGACCTGAGCGCGACGCGGCGCGTCGCGGTCGAACTGACGCCGCGCGAGCGCGAAATCGCCGCGCTGCTCGTGACCGGCAAGACCAGCAAGCAGATCGGCCGCATCCTCGACATCAGCTCGCGCACGGTCGACGTATATCGCGCGCGGCTGATGCGCAAGTACGACACCGGCAACGCAACCGAATTGATGCAGCGGCTGCTCGGCCAGTGA
- a CDS encoding acyl-CoA thioesterase: MTDYHPVFEMSMPIRWGDMDAFGHVNNTVYFRYMEQVRISWFEHVGIGGGNGEGQGPVIVNASMEFLKQLHYPGDIVCRMTVGQPGRSSFDTGFELRRADDPDTLYARGNARCVWVDYAAGKSVPMPDLLRTTIEQAPLVKI; the protein is encoded by the coding sequence ATGACTGATTACCATCCTGTATTCGAGATGTCGATGCCGATCCGCTGGGGCGACATGGACGCGTTCGGCCACGTGAACAACACGGTCTATTTCCGCTACATGGAACAGGTCCGCATCTCGTGGTTCGAGCACGTCGGAATCGGCGGCGGCAACGGCGAAGGGCAGGGGCCGGTGATCGTCAACGCGTCGATGGAATTCCTCAAGCAGTTGCACTACCCGGGCGACATCGTATGCCGGATGACGGTCGGCCAGCCCGGCCGCAGCAGTTTCGACACGGGCTTCGAACTGCGCCGCGCGGACGACCCGGACACGCTGTATGCGCGCGGCAACGCCCGCTGCGTGTGGGTCGACTACGCGGCCGGCAAGTCGGTGCCGATGCCGGACCTGCTGCGCACGACGATCGAACAGGCGCCGCTCGTCAAGATCTGA
- the aroC gene encoding chorismate synthase, protein MSGNTLGTLFTVTTFGESHGPAIGCVIDGCPPGLSLAEADIQLELDRRKPGTSRHVTQRQEADQVEILSGVFEGLTTGTPIALLIRNTDQRSKDYGNIAETFRPGHADYTYWQKYGIRDYRGGGRSSARLTAPTVAAGAVAKKWLRERFGVEVRGYMRSLGEIDVPFVDWKHVPENPFFVPNAEVVPQLEAYMDALRKDGDSIGARINVVASGVPVGWGEPLFDRLDADIAHAMMGINAVKGVEIGAGFASVAQRGSQHGDELTPNGFHGNHAGGVLGGISTGQDITVSIAIKPTSSIRTPRRSIDKAGDAATVETFGRHDPCVGIRATPIAEAMLALVLIDHALRHRAQCGDVVVMTPKIAASDE, encoded by the coding sequence ATGTCCGGCAACACGCTCGGTACGCTTTTCACCGTCACCACCTTCGGCGAGTCCCATGGCCCCGCGATCGGCTGCGTGATCGACGGCTGCCCGCCGGGCCTGTCGCTGGCCGAAGCCGACATCCAGCTCGAACTCGACCGCCGCAAGCCCGGCACGTCGCGCCACGTGACCCAGCGCCAGGAAGCCGACCAGGTCGAGATCCTGTCCGGCGTGTTCGAAGGCCTCACGACCGGCACGCCGATCGCGCTGCTGATCCGCAACACGGACCAGCGCAGCAAGGACTACGGCAACATCGCGGAGACGTTCCGCCCGGGTCATGCGGACTACACGTACTGGCAGAAGTACGGGATTCGCGACTATCGCGGCGGCGGCCGTTCGTCCGCGCGGCTCACCGCGCCGACCGTCGCGGCGGGCGCGGTCGCGAAGAAGTGGCTGCGCGAGCGTTTCGGCGTCGAGGTGCGCGGCTACATGCGCTCGCTCGGCGAGATCGACGTGCCGTTCGTCGACTGGAAGCACGTGCCGGAGAACCCGTTCTTCGTGCCGAACGCGGAGGTCGTGCCGCAGCTCGAAGCGTACATGGACGCATTGCGGAAGGACGGCGACTCGATCGGCGCGCGGATCAACGTCGTCGCGAGCGGTGTGCCGGTCGGCTGGGGCGAGCCGCTGTTCGACCGGCTCGACGCGGACATCGCGCACGCGATGATGGGCATCAACGCGGTGAAGGGCGTGGAGATCGGCGCGGGTTTCGCGAGCGTCGCGCAACGCGGCTCGCAGCACGGCGACGAACTGACGCCGAACGGCTTCCACGGCAATCACGCGGGCGGGGTGCTCGGCGGCATCTCGACCGGGCAGGACATCACCGTGTCGATCGCGATCAAGCCGACGTCGAGCATCCGCACGCCGCGCCGCTCGATCGACAAGGCGGGCGATGCGGCGACTGTCGAGACGTTCGGCCGCCACGATCCGTGCGTTGGCATCCGCGCGACGCCGATCGCCGAGGCGATGCTCGCGCTCGTGCTGATCGACCATGCGTTGCGCCATCGCGCGCAGTGCGGCGACGTCGTGGTGATGACGCCCAAGATCGCGGCGAGCGACGAATGA
- a CDS encoding MFS transporter codes for MSDRPIPAARRAARADGEHPSQFRLLRERRFAPFFWTQFLGAMNDNVFKIGFTSLVTYQAARFSGVDPATAAFMISAIFIAPFLLFSATSGQIADKYDKALLTRWVKTFEIAVMLVGAAGFWLHSAPLLYACTFLMGVHSTVFGPVKYAYLPQNLDEHELVGGNGLVEMGTFVAILVGTIVGGLAAGIGARAGTAGGAVWLGGICIAVAVAGRFASSFVPPCAPSQPGLTINWNPVSETWRNLKLAHRDRTVFLSLLGISWLWFVGATFLASFFNFAKDVLSADADVVTLLLAMFSLGIGIGSLLCERLSKRRLEIGLVPLGSIGISVFAIDLFFASHALPRAGHLLSVGEFLRTSAHWRVLADLFLLAMFGGFYSVPLYALIQSRSEPSHRARIIAANNILNSLFMILSALMAIGLTAAGVGIPGLFLTTALLNVVVAAYIYARVPEFLLRFVAWLLVHTVYRIRVVHAERIPARGPAVLVCNHVSYVDALVIMAESPRPIRFVMDHRIFATPFAGWVFRHAKAIPVAPAHEDPARLAAAYDQCASALADGELLCIFPEGKLTGTGELNPFRHGVIEILKRSPVPVVPMALRGLWGSVFSRHAASGLERAVGRGLTSRLTLAVGEPLDPDTATLDRLQQAVAALRGARR; via the coding sequence ATGAGCGATCGTCCGATTCCCGCCGCGCGCCGCGCGGCCCGCGCCGACGGCGAGCACCCGTCGCAGTTCCGGCTGCTGCGCGAGCGCCGTTTCGCGCCGTTCTTCTGGACGCAGTTCCTCGGCGCGATGAACGACAACGTGTTCAAGATCGGCTTCACGTCGCTCGTCACGTACCAGGCGGCGCGCTTCTCGGGCGTCGATCCGGCGACGGCCGCGTTTATGATTTCCGCGATCTTCATCGCACCGTTCCTGCTGTTCTCCGCGACGTCCGGCCAGATCGCGGACAAGTACGACAAAGCGCTGCTGACGCGCTGGGTCAAGACCTTCGAGATCGCGGTGATGCTGGTCGGCGCGGCCGGCTTCTGGCTGCACAGCGCGCCGCTGCTGTACGCGTGCACGTTCCTGATGGGCGTGCATTCGACCGTGTTCGGGCCGGTCAAATACGCGTATCTGCCGCAGAACCTCGACGAGCACGAGCTGGTCGGCGGCAACGGGCTCGTCGAAATGGGCACGTTCGTCGCGATTCTCGTCGGCACGATCGTCGGCGGGCTGGCCGCCGGGATCGGCGCGCGCGCCGGCACCGCGGGCGGCGCGGTGTGGCTCGGCGGCATCTGCATCGCGGTCGCGGTAGCCGGGCGCTTCGCGTCGTCGTTCGTGCCGCCGTGCGCGCCGTCGCAGCCGGGCCTGACGATCAACTGGAACCCGGTCAGCGAGACGTGGCGCAACCTGAAGCTCGCGCATCGCGACCGCACCGTGTTCCTGAGCCTGCTCGGCATTTCGTGGCTGTGGTTCGTCGGCGCGACGTTCCTCGCGTCGTTCTTCAACTTCGCGAAGGACGTGCTGTCCGCCGACGCGGACGTCGTGACGCTGCTGCTCGCGATGTTCTCGCTCGGCATCGGGATCGGTTCGCTGCTGTGCGAGCGGCTGTCGAAACGCCGCCTCGAAATCGGCCTCGTGCCGCTCGGCTCGATCGGCATCAGCGTGTTCGCGATCGACCTGTTTTTCGCGAGCCATGCGCTGCCGCGCGCGGGGCATCTGCTGTCGGTCGGCGAGTTCCTGCGGACGTCCGCGCACTGGCGCGTGCTCGCGGACCTGTTCCTGCTCGCGATGTTCGGCGGCTTCTACAGCGTGCCGCTGTACGCGCTGATCCAGAGCCGCAGCGAGCCGAGCCATCGCGCGCGGATCATCGCCGCGAACAACATCCTGAATTCGCTGTTCATGATCCTGTCCGCGCTGATGGCGATCGGCTTGACCGCGGCGGGCGTCGGCATTCCGGGCCTGTTCCTGACGACCGCGCTGCTGAACGTCGTGGTCGCCGCGTACATCTATGCGCGGGTGCCGGAATTCCTGCTGCGCTTCGTCGCGTGGCTGCTCGTGCATACGGTCTACCGGATCCGCGTCGTGCACGCGGAGCGGATTCCGGCGCGGGGGCCGGCGGTGCTGGTCTGCAACCACGTGAGTTATGTCGATGCGCTCGTCATCATGGCCGAGAGCCCGCGGCCGATCCGCTTCGTGATGGATCACCGGATCTTCGCCACGCCGTTCGCGGGCTGGGTGTTCCGTCATGCGAAGGCGATTCCGGTTGCGCCGGCGCACGAAGATCCGGCGCGACTCGCGGCCGCCTACGACCAGTGCGCGAGCGCGCTCGCGGACGGCGAACTGCTGTGCATCTTCCCCGAGGGCAAGCTGACCGGCACCGGCGAACTGAATCCGTTCCGCCATGGCGTGATCGAAATCCTGAAGCGTTCTCCGGTGCCGGTCGTGCCGATGGCGCTGCGCGGGCTGTGGGGCAGCGTGTTCTCGCGGCACGCGGCGTCCGGGCTGGAGCGGGCGGTGGGACGCGGGCTGACCAGCCGGTTGACGCTCGCGGTGGGCGAGCCGCTCGATCCGGACACGGCGACGCTGGACCGGTTGCAGCAGGCGGTGGCGGCGTTGCGCGGGGCGCGACGATAG
- a CDS encoding SDR family oxidoreductase: MGRSINLEGKVAMITGASSGLGKRFAQVLSQAGAKVVLASRRVERLKELRAEIEASGGAAHVVSLDVTDYQSIRSAVAHAETEAGTIDILVNNSGVSTTQKLAEVTPADFEYVFDTNTRGAFFVAQEVAKRMMMRGNGGGAKPAYRIINIASMAGLRVLPQIGLYSMSKAAVVHMTKSMALEWGRYGINVNAICPGYIDTEINHHHWTTDQGQKLMSMLPRHRVGKPEDLDGLLLLLAADESQFINGSVIAADDGFGLA; this comes from the coding sequence ATGGGCCGTTCGATCAATCTGGAAGGCAAGGTGGCGATGATCACGGGCGCGTCGAGCGGTCTCGGCAAGCGCTTCGCACAGGTGCTGTCGCAGGCGGGCGCGAAGGTCGTGCTCGCGAGCCGGCGCGTCGAGCGTCTGAAGGAACTGCGCGCGGAGATCGAGGCGAGCGGCGGCGCCGCGCATGTGGTGTCGCTCGACGTGACCGACTACCAGAGCATCCGCTCGGCGGTCGCGCACGCGGAGACCGAGGCCGGCACGATCGACATCCTCGTGAACAATTCGGGCGTGTCGACCACGCAGAAGCTCGCCGAGGTGACGCCCGCGGACTTCGAATACGTGTTCGACACGAACACGCGCGGCGCTTTTTTCGTCGCGCAGGAAGTCGCGAAACGGATGATGATGCGCGGCAACGGTGGGGGCGCGAAGCCGGCGTACCGGATCATCAACATCGCGTCGATGGCGGGGTTGCGCGTGCTGCCGCAGATCGGCCTGTACTCGATGAGCAAGGCCGCGGTCGTGCACATGACGAAGTCGATGGCGCTGGAGTGGGGCCGCTACGGGATCAACGTGAACGCGATCTGCCCGGGCTACATCGACACCGAGATCAATCACCATCACTGGACGACCGACCAGGGGCAGAAGCTGATGTCGATGCTGCCGCGCCACCGCGTCGGCAAACCCGAGGACCTGGACGGTCTGCTGTTGCTGCTGGCCGCCGACGAGTCGCAGTTCATCAACGGCTCGGTCATCGCCGCAGACGACGGCTTCGGGCTGGCCTGA
- a CDS encoding CBS domain-containing protein, with protein MRVSDILKVKGNALYTVTPDTSLHDAVNTMAERDIGSLVVMEYGDLVGMLTFREIILTLRTNGGSVGSTTIRKVMDDHPITCTPETDVNEVRRMMLEHHVRYLPVMDSRALMGVISFYDVAKTVVEEQGFENRMLKAYIRDWPDDEQRPAAQ; from the coding sequence ATGCGCGTCAGCGACATTCTCAAGGTCAAGGGCAACGCCCTGTACACGGTCACGCCCGATACGTCGCTGCACGACGCGGTCAACACGATGGCCGAGCGCGACATCGGCTCGCTGGTGGTGATGGAGTACGGCGATCTGGTCGGCATGCTGACGTTCCGCGAAATCATCCTGACGCTGCGCACGAACGGCGGCAGCGTCGGCTCGACGACGATCCGCAAGGTGATGGACGACCATCCGATCACCTGCACGCCGGAAACCGACGTCAACGAAGTGCGGCGGATGATGCTCGAACACCACGTCCGTTATCTGCCGGTGATGGACAGCCGCGCGCTGATGGGCGTGATCTCGTTCTACGACGTCGCGAAGACCGTCGTCGAGGAGCAGGGTTTCGAGAACCGCATGCTGAAGGCGTATATTCGCGACTGGCCAGACGACGAACAGCGTCCGGCAGCGCAGTAA
- a CDS encoding CoA transferase subunit A — translation MNKVYGSAAAALDGIVSDGQTFAVGGFGLCGIPEALIAALRDTGVQGITCISNNAGVDGFGLGLLLETRQIKKMISSYVGENKEFERQYLSGELELEFTPQGTLAEKLRAGGAGIPAFFTNTGYGTLIAEGKETRQFGENHYVLEHSLTADVALVKAWKADKSGNLIYRRTARNFNPMCAMAGKITVVEVEEIVENGELDPDQIHTPGIFVQRIVLNAHPEKRIEQRTVRAKGE, via the coding sequence ATGAACAAGGTCTATGGGAGCGCGGCTGCCGCGCTCGATGGCATCGTCAGCGACGGGCAGACGTTCGCCGTCGGCGGCTTCGGGCTGTGCGGGATTCCGGAGGCGCTGATCGCCGCGCTGCGCGACACGGGCGTGCAGGGCATCACCTGCATCAGCAACAACGCGGGCGTCGACGGCTTCGGCCTCGGCCTGCTGCTCGAAACGCGGCAGATCAAGAAGATGATCTCGTCGTACGTCGGCGAGAACAAGGAGTTCGAACGGCAATACCTGTCCGGCGAACTCGAACTGGAATTCACGCCGCAGGGCACGCTCGCGGAGAAGCTGCGCGCGGGCGGCGCGGGCATCCCGGCGTTCTTCACGAACACCGGCTACGGCACGCTGATCGCCGAAGGCAAGGAAACCCGCCAGTTCGGTGAAAACCACTACGTGCTCGAACACTCGCTGACCGCCGACGTCGCGCTCGTGAAGGCATGGAAGGCGGACAAGTCGGGCAACCTGATCTACCGCCGCACCGCGCGCAACTTCAACCCGATGTGCGCGATGGCCGGCAAGATCACGGTCGTGGAGGTCGAGGAGATCGTCGAGAACGGCGAACTCGATCCGGACCAGATCCATACGCCGGGCATCTTCGTGCAGCGCATCGTGCTGAATGCGCACCCGGAAAAACGCATCGAACAACGCACCGTCCGCGCGAAAGGAGAATGA